Proteins encoded together in one Anaerococcus murdochii window:
- the rplE gene encoding 50S ribosomal protein L5, producing the protein MTQRLKEKYQNEVVEKLIEQFGYKNVMQVPRLEKIVINIGLGEAKDNQNLLNAAKRELSLITGQQPIEIKAKKSVANFKLRAGQAVGTKVTLRREKMYDFLDKLISISLPRVRDFRGINPNSFDGRGNYSLGIKEQLIFPEIKYDDVDFIHGMDITIVTTAETDEEAKAFLELMGMPFRK; encoded by the coding sequence ATGACACAGAGACTTAAAGAAAAATATCAAAACGAAGTTGTTGAAAAACTTATCGAACAGTTCGGTTATAAAAATGTTATGCAAGTTCCAAGACTTGAAAAGATTGTTATAAACATCGGACTTGGAGAAGCAAAAGACAACCAAAACCTATTAAATGCAGCTAAGAGAGAACTTAGCCTAATAACAGGTCAACAACCAATCGAAATCAAAGCTAAAAAATCAGTAGCAAACTTTAAATTAAGAGCTGGTCAAGCAGTTGGTACAAAAGTTACCCTTAGAAGAGAAAAGATGTATGACTTCCTAGATAAGTTAATCTCAATCTCACTTCCAAGAGTTAGGGACTTTAGAGGTATCAACCCAAATTCTTTTGATGGCCGTGGAAACTATTCACTAGGTATCAAAGAACAATTGATCTTCCCTGAAATCAAGTATGACGATGTAGACTTCATCCACGGAATGGATATTACAATCGTAACTACTGCTGAAACTGATGAAGAAGCAAAAGCATTCTTAGAATTAATGGGAATGCCATTTAGGAAATAG
- the rpsQ gene encoding 30S ribosomal protein S17, translating to MERNRRNVRQGVVVSDAMDKTITVLVEDIISHPVYKKKIVRSKKYKAHDEKNEAKVGDKVVIMETRALSKTKRWRLVRISQAAEIV from the coding sequence ATGGAAAGAAATAGAAGAAACGTGCGCCAAGGCGTGGTAGTATCTGACGCAATGGATAAGACTATAACAGTTCTTGTTGAAGATATCATTAGCCACCCAGTGTACAAAAAGAAAATAGTTAGAAGTAAAAAATACAAAGCTCATGATGAGAAAAATGAAGCTAAAGTTGGCGATAAAGTAGTAATAATGGAAACAAGAGCCCTATCTAAAACAAAAAGATGGAGACTAGTACGCATTAGCCAAGCGGCAGAAATTGTTTAA
- the rplF gene encoding 50S ribosomal protein L6, translating to MSRIGKQPIVIPSGVEVTIDGLNVKVKGKNGEDSLTISDRVTLEQVENELILSIPENYTKQQNIDHGLYRSLIHNMVVGVSEGYQKTLQIEGTGYRAAKQGKNLVLNLGYSHQITMPDPEGIETEVPNDRTIIVKGYNKQHVGQHAANIRAKRKPEPYKGKGIRYADEHVRRKVGKTGK from the coding sequence ATGTCAAGAATAGGTAAACAACCAATCGTAATACCTTCTGGAGTAGAAGTTACTATAGATGGTCTTAATGTAAAAGTTAAAGGAAAAAACGGAGAAGATAGCTTAACAATAAGCGATAGAGTTACACTTGAACAAGTTGAAAATGAACTAATCCTTTCAATTCCTGAAAACTATACAAAACAACAAAACATTGACCACGGTCTTTATAGATCTTTAATACACAATATGGTAGTAGGAGTATCAGAAGGTTATCAAAAAACACTTCAAATCGAAGGAACAGGATACAGAGCAGCTAAACAAGGTAAGAACTTAGTATTAAACCTAGGTTATTCTCACCAAATCACAATGCCAGATCCTGAAGGTATCGAAACTGAAGTACCAAATGATAGAACTATTATTGTTAAGGGATACAACAAACAACATGTAGGTCAACATGCTGCAAACATCAGAGCTAAGAGAAAACCTGAACCATACAAGGGCAAGGGAATCAGATACGCTGATGAGCATGTAAGACGTAAAGTTGGTAAGACAGGTAAGTAG
- the rpsE gene encoding 30S ribosomal protein S5 — translation MKYLLKSEVEKLNLEDRVVAINRVAKTVKGGRNIRFTALVVVGNSNGVVGVGTGKATEVPEAIRKATENAKKQMIEVPVVGTTIPHRIQGVDGAGKVLLMPAVEGTGIIAGGPVRAICELAGFKDIKAKNLGTSNPRNIINACINAFYNMKTVEEVARLRGISVEEFDY, via the coding sequence ATGAAATATTTATTAAAAAGTGAAGTAGAAAAACTAAACCTCGAAGATAGAGTAGTTGCAATCAACAGAGTTGCTAAAACTGTAAAAGGTGGACGTAACATCAGATTTACAGCCCTAGTAGTTGTAGGAAACTCAAACGGTGTTGTAGGTGTTGGAACAGGTAAAGCTACAGAAGTACCAGAAGCAATCAGAAAAGCTACAGAAAATGCTAAAAAGCAAATGATAGAAGTTCCAGTAGTAGGAACAACAATTCCACACAGAATTCAAGGAGTTGATGGTGCAGGTAAGGTATTACTAATGCCAGCAGTAGAAGGTACAGGAATCATCGCAGGTGGTCCAGTACGTGCTATATGCGAACTTGCAGGATTCAAGGATATCAAAGCTAAAAACCTTGGTACATCAAATCCAAGAAATATCATTAACGCATGTATAAACGCATTTTACAACATGAAGACTGTAGAAGAAGTTGCAAGACTTCGTGGTATATCGGTAGAAGAATTTGACTATTAA
- the rpsH gene encoding 30S ribosomal protein S8, translating into MMTDPIADMLTRIRNGNKANHKKITVPSSNEKKAIAQILLDEGFITGFNVEEDNKQGILTIDLKYTENGEKVISGLRRISKPGLRVYVKANEVPKVLDGLGTAIISTSKGLMTDRAARRENVGGEVICYVW; encoded by the coding sequence ATGATGACAGATCCAATAGCGGATATGCTAACAAGAATCAGAAATGGTAACAAAGCTAATCATAAAAAGATTACTGTTCCATCTTCTAATGAGAAAAAAGCTATTGCCCAAATACTGCTTGATGAAGGCTTTATAACAGGGTTTAACGTAGAAGAAGACAATAAACAAGGTATTCTTACAATAGATTTAAAATATACAGAAAATGGCGAAAAAGTAATCTCTGGCCTTAGAAGAATCTCTAAACCAGGTCTTAGAGTTTACGTAAAAGCTAATGAAGTTCCAAAGGTACTAGATGGTCTTGGAACAGCGATTATTTCGACATCAAAAGGACTTATGACTGACCGTGCTGCAAGACGTGAAAATGTAGGCGGCGAAGTTATTTGTTACGTATGGTAA
- the rplN gene encoding 50S ribosomal protein L14, with protein sequence MIQQETRMRVADNSGARELLVIKVLGGTRRRYANIGDVVVCSVKSATPGGAVKKGQVVKAVIVRTKRGLKRVDGSVIRFDDNAAVIIKDDQTPVGTRIFGPVTRELRSEGFMRIISLAPEVL encoded by the coding sequence ATGATACAACAAGAAACTCGTATGAGAGTAGCAGATAACTCCGGCGCAAGAGAACTTTTAGTAATCAAAGTTCTTGGAGGAACTAGAAGAAGATATGCCAATATTGGTGATGTAGTTGTTTGTTCAGTAAAAAGTGCAACACCCGGCGGAGCGGTAAAAAAAGGTCAAGTAGTTAAGGCTGTTATTGTTAGAACAAAAAGAGGCCTAAAAAGAGTTGATGGTTCAGTAATAAGATTTGACGATAACGCAGCAGTAATCATCAAAGACGACCAAACACCAGTAGGAACAAGAATCTTTGGTCCAGTAACAAGAGAACTAAGATCTGAAGGTTTCATGAGAATTATCTCACTAGCACCGGAAGTATTATAG
- a CDS encoding adenylate kinase: protein MNIILLGPPGAGKGTLSSKIIDRLDAVQIATGDIFRYNISNKTELGMKAKSYMDRGDLVPDELTIDLVWDAFDKVENRDERIVLFDGFPRNLDQAKALDKGMAERNTEIGQVVYFDVDDEILIERITGRRVCEDCGATFHIMNNKPQKEGLCDKCGGKLIQRNDDNEQTVKNRIAVYNDFTSPLIEYYEKAGKLVKIDGAKTPEEVFNEFNDKLGK, encoded by the coding sequence ATGAATATAATATTGTTAGGCCCACCAGGAGCTGGTAAGGGTACGCTATCAAGTAAAATAATAGACAGATTAGACGCAGTTCAGATAGCAACAGGTGACATATTCAGATACAATATCTCAAATAAAACTGAACTGGGAATGAAAGCAAAATCTTATATGGACAGAGGAGACCTTGTGCCAGATGAATTAACAATTGATCTAGTATGGGATGCCTTTGACAAAGTGGAAAATAGGGATGAAAGAATAGTACTATTCGACGGATTTCCTAGAAACTTAGACCAAGCCAAGGCCCTAGATAAGGGAATGGCAGAAAGAAATACTGAAATAGGCCAGGTAGTTTATTTTGATGTAGATGATGAAATCCTAATTGAAAGAATTACAGGCAGAAGGGTTTGCGAAGACTGTGGAGCAACCTTCCACATAATGAACAATAAGCCTCAAAAAGAAGGCCTTTGTGATAAATGTGGCGGAAAGCTCATTCAAAGAAATGATGATAATGAACAAACAGTTAAAAACCGTATTGCAGTATATAATGACTTCACCAGTCCACTCATAGAATACTATGAAAAGGCAGGAAAGTTAGTTAAAATAGATGGCGCTAAAACTCCAGAAGAAGTTTTTAACGAATTTAACGATAAATTAGGAAAGTAA
- a CDS encoding type Z 30S ribosomal protein S14, with protein sequence MAKKSLRAKQQRKQRFSTREYTRCKLCGRPHGYLRKYGICRICFRELANNGQIPGVRKASW encoded by the coding sequence ATGGCTAAAAAGTCACTAAGAGCTAAACAACAAAGAAAACAAAGATTCTCTACAAGAGAATATACAAGATGTAAACTTTGTGGAAGACCACACGGCTACTTAAGAAAATATGGAATTTGCCGTATTTGCTTTAGAGAACTTGCAAATAATGGACAAATACCAGGAGTAAGAAAAGCAAGCTGGTAA
- a CDS encoding DNA-directed RNA polymerase subunit alpha: MIDKIETNIEILDIREEDHYGKFALYPLERGYGTTIGNSMRRVLLSSLPGSSVSKILIDGVLHEFSIIDGVVEDVPEIILNIKGLNVKKHSDEDVTLFLEIEGPKIVTAKDIKEDALVEIANPDHYIATVNDKSKLLIAMDVTNGNGYRISEDNKDEKDPIGTIAIDSSFTPVEKVNFTVENTRVGESTDFDKLIIEVWTNGTVTPQEALAEGSSILIDNFSFFKELPGKTFPPEEIEVEEEIVEEDTNEDLDRTIEELDLSLRSFNCLKRAGFNTVADIIAVPESELKTIKNFGKKSLTEVIDKIHELGFSLKDE, translated from the coding sequence ATGATCGATAAAATAGAAACTAATATAGAGATATTGGATATAAGGGAAGAAGACCACTACGGTAAATTTGCCCTATACCCACTTGAGCGAGGATATGGTACAACCATTGGAAACAGCATGAGAAGGGTGCTCTTATCATCCTTACCTGGTTCTAGCGTCTCAAAAATACTAATCGATGGAGTACTTCATGAATTTTCTATAATTGATGGAGTAGTTGAAGACGTTCCAGAAATAATCCTAAACATCAAAGGCCTAAATGTAAAAAAACATTCAGACGAAGATGTAACCTTATTTCTAGAAATTGAAGGACCAAAGATAGTAACAGCCAAAGATATAAAAGAAGATGCCTTAGTTGAAATAGCCAATCCAGACCATTATATAGCTACAGTTAACGATAAAAGTAAGCTACTAATAGCTATGGATGTAACAAATGGAAATGGTTATAGGATATCAGAAGACAATAAAGATGAAAAAGATCCTATAGGAACTATCGCTATCGATTCATCCTTCACCCCAGTAGAAAAAGTAAACTTCACAGTTGAAAACACCAGGGTAGGAGAATCTACAGACTTTGATAAGCTAATAATAGAAGTATGGACAAATGGAACAGTAACTCCACAAGAAGCCCTAGCAGAAGGCTCATCAATCCTAATCGACAACTTCTCATTCTTCAAGGAACTACCAGGAAAGACATTCCCACCAGAAGAAATTGAAGTTGAAGAAGAAATAGTTGAAGAAGATACAAACGAAGATCTAGATAGAACAATCGAAGAACTAGACCTATCATTAAGATCATTCAACTGTCTAAAAAGAGCAGGCTTCAACACTGTGGCAGACATAATAGCAGTTCCAGAATCAGAACTAAAGACAATCAAAAATTTCGGTAAAAAATCACTAACTGAAGTAATAGATAAAATCCATGAACTTGGATTTTCCCTAAAAGATGAATAG
- the rpsM gene encoding 30S ribosomal protein S13, producing the protein MPRIAGIDLPREKRAEIGLTYIYGVGRATANEILEKAGINPDTKMKDLTEEELGKIREQLDHYTIEGDLRRETSLNIKALRENGSYRGLRHKNGLPVRGQNTKNNARTRKSRKG; encoded by the coding sequence ATGCCAAGAATAGCTGGTATAGATTTACCTAGAGAAAAAAGAGCAGAAATTGGACTAACATATATTTATGGTGTAGGAAGAGCAACTGCTAACGAAATATTAGAAAAAGCAGGAATAAATCCTGATACAAAGATGAAAGACCTTACAGAAGAAGAACTTGGTAAGATCCGTGAACAATTAGACCACTACACAATCGAAGGTGACCTAAGAAGAGAAACAAGTCTTAACATCAAAGCACTTAGAGAAAATGGTTCTTATAGAGGACTTAGACATAAAAACGGTCTTCCAGTAAGAGGTCAAAACACAAAGAACAACGCAAGAACAAGAAAAAGCAGAAAGGGTTAA
- the rpsD gene encoding 30S ribosomal protein S4: MAVSKDPVYKRARALGISPAYLGYTGSSNRALPKRRSKLSEYGMQQREKQKAKFIYGVSEKQFRGYYDKASRMKGQTGEQLIILCERRLDNIAFRSGLARTRREARQIVTHGHLLVNGKQVDIPSYLVEEGDVIEVREKSRTNTLFKAIKEVNASFGVVEWLDSDIENLKVKVVKFPTREEIDIPVEERMIVEFYSK; encoded by the coding sequence ATGGCAGTAAGCAAAGATCCAGTATACAAAAGAGCGAGAGCTTTAGGAATTTCTCCAGCCTACCTAGGATACACAGGTTCTTCAAATAGAGCTCTTCCAAAAAGAAGAAGCAAACTATCTGAGTATGGTATGCAACAAAGAGAAAAACAAAAAGCTAAATTCATCTACGGAGTAAGCGAAAAACAATTTAGAGGCTACTACGACAAAGCTAGCAGAATGAAAGGTCAAACAGGTGAACAACTTATAATCCTTTGTGAAAGAAGACTAGATAACATAGCCTTCAGATCAGGCCTTGCTAGAACAAGAAGAGAAGCAAGACAAATCGTGACACACGGCCACCTACTCGTAAATGGTAAGCAAGTAGACATCCCATCTTACTTAGTTGAAGAAGGTGATGTAATCGAAGTTAGAGAAAAATCTAGAACAAACACACTATTTAAAGCTATCAAAGAAGTAAATGCATCATTTGGTGTAGTTGAATGGTTAGATAGCGACATAGAAAACCTAAAAGTAAAAGTAGTAAAGTTCCCAACAAGAGAAGAAATAGACATTCCAGTTGAAGAACGTATGATAGTAGAGTTCTACTCTAAGTAG
- the rpmJ gene encoding 50S ribosomal protein L36 codes for MKVRASVKKMCDKCKIIKRNGKVMVICENPKHKQRQG; via the coding sequence ATGAAAGTTAGAGCATCAGTTAAAAAAATGTGTGATAAATGCAAGATTATCAAAAGAAATGGTAAAGTTATGGTAATCTGCGAAAATCCAAAACACAAACAAAGACAAGGTTAG
- the infA gene encoding translation initiation factor IF-1, with the protein MSKKDAIEVTGEVVEAMPNAIFRVRLDNGHEVQAHISGKLRMNSIRILEGDTVTVELSPYDLSQGRITWRRK; encoded by the coding sequence ATGTCAAAAAAAGATGCTATAGAAGTTACAGGAGAAGTTGTCGAAGCAATGCCTAATGCAATATTTAGGGTAAGACTAGACAACGGACATGAAGTACAAGCTCACATATCAGGCAAGCTTCGTATGAACAGCATTAGAATATTAGAAGGAGATACAGTAACTGTAGAGCTATCTCCTTACGATCTTAGCCAAGGTAGAATTACTTGGAGACGCAAATAA
- the rpmC gene encoding 50S ribosomal protein L29 produces MKIAEIRNLSDKDLDKQLFDLQNELFNLRFRLATGQLENPAAIGTVKKDIARVKTIQTERKIEAGKEA; encoded by the coding sequence ATGAAAATAGCAGAAATTAGAAATTTATCAGACAAAGATCTAGATAAACAACTATTTGATTTACAAAATGAGCTTTTCAATCTTCGTTTTAGGCTTGCCACAGGTCAGTTAGAAAACCCAGCAGCTATAGGAACTGTTAAGAAAGATATAGCTAGAGTTAAGACTATCCAAACAGAAAGAAAGATTGAAGCGGGCAAGGAGGCTTAA
- the rplP gene encoding 50S ribosomal protein L16, with product MLMPKRVKYRRQHRGRMKGNANRGNQLAYGEYGLQALEACWMTANQIEAARRAMTRYIKRGGNIWIKVFPDKPVSKKPAEVRMGSGKGAPEYWVAVIKPGRVLFEMSGVSEEVAREAMRLAAQKLPIKTKFIQRLEVTGSEE from the coding sequence ATGTTAATGCCTAAAAGAGTAAAATATCGTAGACAACATAGAGGCAGAATGAAGGGTAATGCTAATAGAGGTAACCAACTTGCTTATGGTGAGTATGGCTTACAAGCTCTAGAAGCTTGCTGGATGACAGCAAACCAAATCGAGGCTGCTCGTCGTGCGATGACAAGATATATAAAAAGAGGCGGAAATATTTGGATAAAAGTATTTCCAGACAAACCAGTATCTAAAAAGCCTGCAGAGGTAAGAATGGGTTCTGGTAAAGGTGCACCAGAATACTGGGTAGCCGTAATCAAACCAGGTAGAGTACTATTTGAGATGAGTGGTGTTAGTGAAGAGGTAGCAAGAGAAGCGATGAGACTTGCTGCACAAAAACTTCCAATCAAGACAAAATTCATCCAAAGACTTGAAGTAACAGGTTCGGAGGAATAA
- the rpsK gene encoding 30S ribosomal protein S11, whose amino-acid sequence MAPKGKKSTKGRRRVKKNVERGQAHISSTFNNTMVTLTDMQGNALSWASAGQLGFRGSRKSTPFAAGEAAETAAKIAIDQGLKTVEVYVKGPGSGREAAIRSLQAAGLEVTMIKDVTPIPHNGCRPPKRRRV is encoded by the coding sequence ATGGCTCCAAAAGGAAAAAAATCTACCAAAGGTAGAAGAAGAGTTAAAAAGAATGTTGAACGTGGCCAAGCTCACATTTCATCAACATTCAATAATACAATGGTAACACTTACTGATATGCAAGGAAACGCACTCTCTTGGGCAAGCGCAGGACAACTAGGCTTTAGAGGAAGTAGAAAATCTACTCCATTCGCAGCAGGTGAAGCAGCAGAAACTGCAGCTAAAATTGCAATCGACCAAGGCCTAAAAACTGTAGAAGTTTATGTAAAAGGACCAGGTTCAGGAAGAGAAGCAGCAATCAGAAGTCTACAAGCAGCAGGACTAGAAGTTACAATGATTAAAGACGTAACACCAATCCCACACAACGGTTGTAGACCACCAAAGAGAAGAAGAGTTTAA
- the secY gene encoding preprotein translocase subunit SecY yields MLDIIKRAAGEEEIRKKFRFTLLMLVIYRLGNNIPIPFIDTKALANVYSNIEGTLVDYLNMLTGGGLSTLSIFALGVQPYITASIVMQLLTVVIPRLEELTREGEQGRKTIQKYTRYMTIVLAIFQAIAITNGLYGAALSSATGFQKIAMNVTLIGGTMFVTWMGETMTEKGLGNGTSLLIFMGIIASFPRTISRWQEGLHYNTTSVLAIAIMSILVVLIVIAVVMISEGERKIPIQYAKRVVGRKMYGGQSTHIPVKVNMGGVMPIIFASAVLAIPSTVSLFFGNGGESGLTAFFNKSTFGFAVYLLVQTVLILVFAYFYNQIQFNTVEYAKQLQQNGGFVPGIRPGKPTSDFLATVSTRITFIGSICLALLTIVPAIASRLLGLQISFGGSSVIIVVGVIIETVKQIEAMMTMKQYKGFLNR; encoded by the coding sequence ATGTTAGATATAATTAAAAGAGCAGCAGGGGAAGAAGAAATCAGGAAGAAATTCCGATTCACCCTCTTGATGCTTGTAATATATAGGCTTGGAAACAACATTCCAATACCTTTTATCGATACAAAGGCCTTAGCAAACGTATATTCAAACATTGAAGGAACCCTTGTTGACTACCTAAATATGTTAACAGGTGGTGGACTATCAACCTTATCAATATTTGCCCTAGGAGTTCAACCTTACATTACAGCATCAATCGTAATGCAATTACTAACTGTAGTAATACCAAGGTTAGAAGAATTAACTCGTGAGGGTGAACAGGGAAGAAAAACCATTCAAAAATACACCAGGTATATGACAATAGTACTTGCCATATTCCAGGCAATAGCCATTACAAACGGCCTTTACGGTGCAGCCCTATCAAGTGCAACAGGCTTCCAAAAGATAGCCATGAATGTTACCCTAATAGGCGGAACAATGTTTGTAACATGGATGGGTGAAACTATGACAGAAAAGGGACTTGGTAACGGTACAAGTTTACTAATCTTCATGGGTATTATAGCATCCTTCCCAAGAACCATTTCTAGATGGCAAGAAGGCCTTCACTACAATACTACAAGCGTTCTTGCTATAGCTATTATGTCAATTTTAGTTGTCCTAATAGTAATAGCAGTAGTAATGATATCTGAAGGTGAAAGAAAAATCCCAATCCAATACGCAAAAAGAGTAGTAGGACGTAAGATGTACGGCGGCCAATCAACCCATATTCCAGTAAAGGTAAACATGGGCGGAGTAATGCCAATCATCTTCGCATCAGCAGTACTTGCTATTCCTTCTACTGTATCACTATTCTTCGGAAATGGTGGAGAAAGCGGATTAACTGCATTTTTCAACAAATCAACATTTGGTTTCGCGGTATATCTATTAGTACAAACTGTACTTATCCTAGTATTCGCATACTTCTATAACCAAATCCAATTTAACACCGTTGAATATGCAAAGCAACTACAACAAAATGGTGGTTTCGTTCCGGGAATTAGACCTGGTAAACCAACCAGTGATTTCCTAGCAACTGTATCAACAAGAATAACCTTCATCGGTTCAATTTGCTTAGCCCTACTAACCATAGTACCAGCTATAGCAAGCAGACTCCTAGGACTACAAATATCATTTGGTGGATCATCAGTAATCATCGTTGTAGGTGTAATTATTGAAACTGTAAAACAAATCGAAGCTATGATGACTATGAAGCAATATAAAGGATTTTTAAACAGGTAA
- the rplR gene encoding 50S ribosomal protein L18 encodes MAKKNKNDRLITRKKRVRAKISGTPQRPRLSVYKSNTNIYAQLIDDVNGVTLASANSLQKDVAESEHANVETAKKVGAAIGKRALEAGIEEVVFDRNGYLYHGKVKALAEAAREAGLKF; translated from the coding sequence ATGGCTAAGAAGAATAAAAACGATAGACTTATAACTCGTAAAAAAAGAGTTAGAGCAAAGATATCAGGAACTCCTCAAAGACCAAGACTTTCAGTTTATAAATCAAACACAAACATCTATGCACAACTAATTGACGATGTTAACGGCGTAACACTTGCAAGTGCTAACAGCCTTCAAAAAGATGTAGCAGAAAGCGAACACGCTAACGTTGAAACAGCTAAGAAAGTTGGAGCAGCAATAGGTAAGAGAGCTCTTGAAGCTGGCATCGAAGAAGTTGTATTTGATAGAAATGGTTATTTATATCACGGAAAAGTCAAAGCACTAGCAGAAGCAGCAAGAGAAGCTGGTCTTAAGTTTTAG
- the rplQ gene encoding 50S ribosomal protein L17 encodes MAGKRKLGRRTDHRDAMLRNLVGSLLEHGRIETTLTRAKETQKMAEKMITLGKRNTLHTRRQAASYLYEPKLVQKLFSEIAPEYEDRNGGYTRVLKLGPRRGDGSERAIIELV; translated from the coding sequence ATGGCAGGCAAAAGAAAACTTGGTAGAAGAACAGACCATAGAGATGCTATGCTTAGAAACCTAGTGGGTTCATTACTTGAACACGGTAGAATCGAAACTACCCTAACAAGAGCTAAAGAAACACAAAAAATGGCTGAAAAGATGATCACCCTAGGTAAGAGAAACACACTTCACACAAGAAGACAAGCAGCAAGCTATCTTTACGAGCCAAAACTTGTACAAAAACTATTTTCTGAAATCGCACCAGAATACGAAGACAGAAACGGTGGATACACAAGAGTACTAAAACTAGGACCAAGAAGAGGCGACGGATCAGAACGCGCAATCATCGAACTAGTTTAA
- the rpmD gene encoding 50S ribosomal protein L30: MARIEITLKRSFIGKKDGQIATAKALGLRKIGQSVVKENNDATKGMVHKIRHMVEVKNID; the protein is encoded by the coding sequence ATGGCAAGAATTGAAATCACACTTAAAAGATCTTTTATCGGTAAAAAAGATGGACAGATCGCAACAGCAAAAGCGCTTGGCCTTAGAAAAATCGGTCAATCAGTTGTTAAAGAAAATAATGACGCAACCAAGGGAATGGTTCACAAAATCAGACACATGGTTGAAGTTAAGAATATAGACTGA
- the rplO gene encoding 50S ribosomal protein L15, translating to MKLHDLQPNVKLKDKKRKGRGAGSGLGKRSGRGQDGQNSRSGGGVRPGFEGGQMPLYRLLPKRGFKNINRKIYETINVESLNVFEDGTEVTPELLFETKLLKKNKAKAGVKILGDGELEKKLTIKAHKFTKSAVEKIEQAGGSVETIEVKKWVKPSKKA from the coding sequence ATGAAATTACATGATTTACAACCAAACGTTAAATTAAAAGATAAGAAACGTAAAGGAAGAGGAGCTGGTTCAGGACTAGGTAAAAGATCTGGTCGTGGACAAGACGGACAAAACTCAAGAAGTGGTGGAGGAGTAAGACCAGGTTTCGAAGGTGGTCAAATGCCTCTATACAGACTCTTACCTAAAAGAGGTTTTAAAAATATCAACAGAAAGATTTACGAAACAATCAATGTTGAAAGCTTAAACGTCTTTGAAGATGGTACAGAAGTTACACCAGAATTATTATTTGAGACAAAACTATTAAAGAAAAACAAAGCTAAAGCTGGAGTTAAGATCCTAGGCGATGGCGAACTAGAAAAGAAACTAACAATAAAAGCTCATAAATTCACAAAATCTGCTGTAGAAAAAATCGAACAAGCAGGTGGAAGTGTAGAAACTATCGAAGTGAAAAAGTGGGTAAAACCATCTAAAAAAGCTTAA
- the rplX gene encoding 50S ribosomal protein L24, translating to MHIKKGDKVQIISGEYKGHVGEVLQAFPKTNRVIVEGANVQIKHQRATTMGGESGRLEQNGPIDASNVLLYSEELKKGVRTGIVYEDGKKIRKSKKTDEKFD from the coding sequence ATGCATATAAAAAAAGGCGATAAAGTCCAAATAATATCAGGTGAATATAAAGGACATGTAGGAGAAGTTTTACAAGCTTTCCCAAAGACAAATAGAGTAATAGTTGAAGGTGCCAACGTGCAAATAAAACACCAAAGAGCAACAACAATGGGCGGTGAGTCAGGAAGACTTGAACAAAACGGTCCAATTGATGCATCAAATGTACTTCTATACTCAGAAGAACTTAAAAAAGGTGTTCGTACAGGAATTGTTTACGAAGACGGCAAAAAGATTCGTAAATCAAAAAAGACTGACGAAAAATTCGACTAG